GAACAGAAGTTACTTTGATGATCTCCTGTGGCGTGATGCATGGCCTCCCAACTCAGGTAAGCTAAAGAATCTACACTAATTTGTTGGCAAATGTCATCTACAGATTTAGTTGCGGCAATGAGTTGATCTTGATTGTCGGTGTCAATGCCATAGAAACAGGGATGAGTGACGGGAGGGGAGGAAATTCGCATATGAACTTCTGTCGCTCCTGCATCACGGATAGCTTTGACCAGTTTCTTACTGGTAGTTCCCCGCACAATAGAGTCGTCGACTAAAATAATCCGTTTTCCAGAGAGGACATCTTTGAGGGGGTTAAGTTTCATGCGAATCCCAGATTCGCGCATCGCTTGGGTGGGTTGAATAAATGTCCGACCTACATACCGGTTTTTAATTAACCCTTCGGCAAAGGGAATACCGGAAACTTCCGAAAATCCGATCGCCGCTGGAATTCCTGAATCGGGTACACCAATTACTAAATCGGCATCTGTAAAGGACTCTTTGGCTAAATAATGACCCAACCGTTTGCGATAGGTATAGATGGTCTCTTCCTCGACTACACTATCGGGACGAGAGAAGTAAATCATCTCGAAGATACAGAGTTTGGGTTGGGGTTTTTGGGCCCAATGGAAGGAGGCTAACCCTTCTTCGGTGATCCAAACCAGTTCACCCGGTTCGACATCCCGCAAATATTCCGCGCCAATAATATCTAGGGCACAAGTTTCTGAGGCCAATACA
This sequence is a window from Roseofilum reptotaenium CS-1145. Protein-coding genes within it:
- the purF gene encoding amidophosphoribosyltransferase, which gives rise to MELDVLNPNHADKPQEACGVFGVYAPSEEVAKLTYFGLYALQHRGQESAGIATFSNRQVNHHKDMGLVSQVFNESILNRLVGESAVGHVRYSTTGSSRAANAQPAIVETRLGSLALAHNGNIVNVMELREKLSQDDYTFVTTTDSEMIALAIATEVDRGKDWLDGAISAFNYCQGAYSLVIGAPDGIMGVRDPHGIRPLVIGTLGQNPCRYVLASETCALDIIGAEYLRDVEPGELVWITEEGLASFHWAQKPQPKLCIFEMIYFSRPDSVVEEETIYTYRKRLGHYLAKESFTDADLVIGVPDSGIPAAIGFSEVSGIPFAEGLIKNRYVGRTFIQPTQAMRESGIRMKLNPLKDVLSGKRIILVDDSIVRGTTSKKLVKAIRDAGATEVHMRISSPPVTHPCFYGIDTDNQDQLIAATKSVDDICQQISVDSLAYLSWEAMHHATGDHQSNFCSACFTGNYPIAIPEPLKRSKLMLETSPS